From one Orcinus orca chromosome 10, mOrcOrc1.1, whole genome shotgun sequence genomic stretch:
- the SLC26A6 gene encoding solute carrier family 26 member 6 isoform X10, which translates to MGLSEAPGQRDTQALLSTTQAMELRRRDYHVERPLLNQEQLEELGSRSSATGTLQWRTWFRCSHARARALLLQYFPVLAWLPQYPVRDWLLGDLLSGLSVAIMQLPQGLAYALLAGLPPVFGLYSSFYPVFIYFLFGTSRHISVGTFAVMSVMVGSVTESLAPDEAFLQASNSTVDVAARDAARVQVASTLSVLVGLFQVGLGLVHFGFVVTYLSEPLVRAYTTAASVQVFVSQLKYVFGLHLSSCSGPLSLIYTVLEVCWKLPQTVVGTMVTAVVAGVVLVLVKLFNDKLRRQLPMPLPGELLTLIGATGISYGVGLQHRFGVDVVGKIPAGLVPPVAPSPQLFARLVGNAFAIAVVGFAIAISLGKIFALRHGYRVDSNQELVALGLSNLIGGIFQCFPVSCSMSRSLVQESTGGNTQVAGAISSLFILIIIVKLGELFQDLPKAVLAAVIIVNLKGMLMQFTDICSLWKANRVDLLIWLVTFVATILLNLDLGLAVAVVFSLLLVVVRTQLPHYAVLGQVPDTDIYRDVAEYSEAREVPGVKVFRSSATMYFANAELYSDTLKQRCGVNVDHLISQKKKLLRKQELKLKRLQKENKLPKQAAASKGTSISINVNTSVTDIESNDVEGSKAKQVSAGTELEDTAARGQEDAKAPDMSSLKTLGLPQPDFHSLILDLSSLSFVDTVCLKSLKNIFRDFREIEVEVYMAACHSPVVTQLEAGHFFDASITKQHLFASVHDAVIFALQHQRSSPVNPVLVTKL; encoded by the exons ATGGGGCTGTCGGAAGCACCGGG ACAGAGGGACACACAGGCACTGCTGTCCACAACGCAGGCAATGGAGCTGAGGAGGCGAGATTACCATGTGGAGCGGCCACTGCTGAACCAAGAACAGCTGGAGGAGCTGGGGAGCCGGAGCTCAGCGACTGGGACCCTCCAATGGCGAACCTGGTTTCG GTGCTCCCATGCTCGGGCCCGAGCCCTTCTGCTCCAGTACTTCCCAGTTTTGGCCTGGCTACCCCAGTATCCTGTGCGTGACTGGCTTCTGGGTGACTTGTTGTCTGGCCTGAGTGTGGCCATTATGCAGCTACCACAGG GCCTGGCCTATGCCCTCCTGGCTGGACTGCCCCCCGTGTTTGGCCTCTACAGCTCCTTCTATCCCGTCTTTATCTATTTCCTGTTCGGCACTTCCCGGCACATCTCCGTGG GCACCTTTGCTGTCATGTCCGTGATGGTGGGCAGTGTGACAGAATCACTGGCTCCAGATGAAGCCTTCCTGCAGGCCTCGAACTCCACTGTTGATGTGGCGGCCAGAGATGCTGCTCGGGTGCAGGTGGCCTCCACACTCAGTGTCCTTGTTGGCCTCTTCCAG GTGGGGCTGGGCCTGGTCCATTTCGGCTTCGTGGTCACCTATCTGTCAGAGCCTCTGGTCCGAGCCTATACCACAGCCGCGTCTGTGCAGGTCTTCGTCTCGCAGCTCAAGTATGTGTTTGGCCTCCATCTGAGCAGCTGCTCTGGGCCACTGTCCCTCATCTAT ACAGTACTGGAGGTCTGCTGGAAGCTGCCCCAGACTGTGGTCGGCACCATGGTCACCGCAGTTGTGGCAGGGGTGGTTCTCGTGCTGGTGAAGCTGTTCAATGACAAGCTGCGGCGACAACTGCCCATGCCGCTCCCCGGGGAGCTGCTCACG CTCATCGGGGCCACAGGCATCTCCTACGGCGTGGGACTGCAGCACAGATTTGGGGTGGATGTCGTGGGCAAAATCCCTGCAGG GCTGGTGCCCCCAgtggcccccagcccccagctgttTGCAAGGCTTGTGGGAAATGCCTTCGCCATCGCTGTGGTTGGTTTCGCCATTGCCATCTCGCTGGGGAAGATCTTCGCCCTGAGGCATGGCTACCGGGTGGACAGCAACCAG GAGCTGGTGGCACTTGGCCTCAGTAACCTCATCGGGGGCATCTTTCAGTGCTTCCCTGTGAGCTGCTCTATGTCTCGGAGCCTGGTACAGGAGAGCACCGGGGGCAACACACAG GTGGCTGGAGCCATCTCCTCCCTTTTCATCCTCATTATCATCGTCAAACTTGGAGAACTCTTCCAAGACCTGCCCAAG gcagtcCTGGCTGCTGTCATCATTGTGAACCTGAAGGGCATGTTGATGCAGTTCACCGACATATGCTCCCTCTGGAAGGCAAATCGAGTGGATCTG CTTATCTGGCTGGTGACCTTTGTGGCCACCATCCTGCTGAACCTGGACCTTGGCCTGGCAGTTGCGGTAGTCTTCTCCCTGCTGCTCGTGGTGGTCCGCACACAGCT GCCCCACTACGCTGTCCTGGGGCAGGTGCCAGACACAGATATTTACAGAGATGTGGCAGAGTACTCAGAA GCCAGGGAGGTCCCGGGCGTGAAGGTCTTCCGCTCCTCGGCCACCATGTACTTTGCCAACGCTGAGCTCTACAGTGACACGCTGAAGCAGAGG TGCGGTGTGAACGTGGACCACCTCATctcccagaagaagaaactgcTCAGGAAGCAGGAGCTAAAGCTGAAGCGACTTCAGAAAGAGAATAAGCTCCCGAAACAG GCTGCCGCCTCCAAGGGCACTTCCATTTCCATCAATGTCAACACCAGTGTCACAGACATTGAGAGCAACGATGTGGAGGGCTCCAAGGCCAag CAGGTGAGCGCAGGGACTGAGCTAGAGGATACAGCAGCCAGGGGTCAAGAAGATGCCAAGGCCCCAGACATGTCCTCACTGAAGACCCTGGGCCTGCCTCAGCCAGATTTCCACAGCCTCATCCTGGACCTGAGTTCCCTTTCCTTCGTGGACACTGTGTGTCTCAAGAGCTTGAAGAAT ATTTTCCGTGACTTCCGGGAGATCGAGGTGGAGGTGTACATGGCCGCCTGCCACT CTCCCGTGGTCACGCAGCTTGAGGCGGGGCACTTCTTCGATGCATCTATCACCAAGCAGCATCTCTTTGCCTCTGTCCACGATGCTGTCATCTTTGCACTCCAACACCAAAGGTCCAGCCCCGTCAACcctgttttg
- the SLC26A6 gene encoding solute carrier family 26 member 6 isoform X7, which yields MGLSEAPGRLPNRSEGWGGSRRDSSPCGLCGKPLERRPRASRGPPPGGCVQRSPGPGGEAFPGRGELPSRQRDTQALLSTTQAMELRRRDYHVERPLLNQEQLEELGSRSSATGTLQWRTWFRCSHARARALLLQYFPVLAWLPQYPVRDWLLGDLLSGLSVAIMQLPQGLAYALLAGLPPVFGLYSSFYPVFIYFLFGTSRHISVGTFAVMSVMVGSVTESLAPDEAFLQASNSTVDVAARDAARVQVASTLSVLVGLFQVGLGLVHFGFVVTYLSEPLVRAYTTAASVQVFVSQLKYVFGLHLSSCSGPLSLIYTVLEVCWKLPQTVVGTMVTAVVAGVVLVLVKLFNDKLRRQLPMPLPGELLTLIGATGISYGVGLQHRFGVDVVGKIPAGLVPPVAPSPQLFARLVGNAFAIAVVGFAIAISLGKIFALRHGYRVDSNQELVALGLSNLIGGIFQCFPVSCSMSRSLVQESTGGNTQVAGAISSLFILIIIVKLGELFQDLPKAVLAAVIIVNLKGMLMQFTDICSLWKANRVDLLIWLVTFVATILLNLDLGLAVAVVFSLLLVVVRTQLPHYAVLGQVPDTDIYRDVAEYSEAREVPGVKVFRSSATMYFANAELYSDTLKQRCGVNVDHLISQKKKLLRKQELKLKRLQKENKLPKQAAASKGTSISINVNTSVTDIESNDVEGSKAKQVSAGTELEDTAARGQEDAKAPDMSSLKTLGLPQPDFHSLILDLSSLSFVDTVCLKSLKNIFRDFREIEVEVYMAACHSPVVTQLEAGHFFDASITKQHLFASVHDAVIFALQHQRSSPVNPVLVTKL from the exons ATGGGGCTGTCGGAAGCACCGGG GCGGCTGCCCAACCGTAGCGAGGGATGGGGCGGGAGCCGGCGTGACTCCAGCCCCTGCGGGCTGTGCGGAAAGCCGCTTGAGCGCCGTCCGAGGGCTAGCCGGGGGCCGCCTCCCGGCGGCTGTGTGCAGAGGAGCCCCGGCCCAGGAG GTGAAGCCTTTCCCGGCAGGGGAGAGCTTCCCTCCAG ACAGAGGGACACACAGGCACTGCTGTCCACAACGCAGGCAATGGAGCTGAGGAGGCGAGATTACCATGTGGAGCGGCCACTGCTGAACCAAGAACAGCTGGAGGAGCTGGGGAGCCGGAGCTCAGCGACTGGGACCCTCCAATGGCGAACCTGGTTTCG GTGCTCCCATGCTCGGGCCCGAGCCCTTCTGCTCCAGTACTTCCCAGTTTTGGCCTGGCTACCCCAGTATCCTGTGCGTGACTGGCTTCTGGGTGACTTGTTGTCTGGCCTGAGTGTGGCCATTATGCAGCTACCACAGG GCCTGGCCTATGCCCTCCTGGCTGGACTGCCCCCCGTGTTTGGCCTCTACAGCTCCTTCTATCCCGTCTTTATCTATTTCCTGTTCGGCACTTCCCGGCACATCTCCGTGG GCACCTTTGCTGTCATGTCCGTGATGGTGGGCAGTGTGACAGAATCACTGGCTCCAGATGAAGCCTTCCTGCAGGCCTCGAACTCCACTGTTGATGTGGCGGCCAGAGATGCTGCTCGGGTGCAGGTGGCCTCCACACTCAGTGTCCTTGTTGGCCTCTTCCAG GTGGGGCTGGGCCTGGTCCATTTCGGCTTCGTGGTCACCTATCTGTCAGAGCCTCTGGTCCGAGCCTATACCACAGCCGCGTCTGTGCAGGTCTTCGTCTCGCAGCTCAAGTATGTGTTTGGCCTCCATCTGAGCAGCTGCTCTGGGCCACTGTCCCTCATCTAT ACAGTACTGGAGGTCTGCTGGAAGCTGCCCCAGACTGTGGTCGGCACCATGGTCACCGCAGTTGTGGCAGGGGTGGTTCTCGTGCTGGTGAAGCTGTTCAATGACAAGCTGCGGCGACAACTGCCCATGCCGCTCCCCGGGGAGCTGCTCACG CTCATCGGGGCCACAGGCATCTCCTACGGCGTGGGACTGCAGCACAGATTTGGGGTGGATGTCGTGGGCAAAATCCCTGCAGG GCTGGTGCCCCCAgtggcccccagcccccagctgttTGCAAGGCTTGTGGGAAATGCCTTCGCCATCGCTGTGGTTGGTTTCGCCATTGCCATCTCGCTGGGGAAGATCTTCGCCCTGAGGCATGGCTACCGGGTGGACAGCAACCAG GAGCTGGTGGCACTTGGCCTCAGTAACCTCATCGGGGGCATCTTTCAGTGCTTCCCTGTGAGCTGCTCTATGTCTCGGAGCCTGGTACAGGAGAGCACCGGGGGCAACACACAG GTGGCTGGAGCCATCTCCTCCCTTTTCATCCTCATTATCATCGTCAAACTTGGAGAACTCTTCCAAGACCTGCCCAAG gcagtcCTGGCTGCTGTCATCATTGTGAACCTGAAGGGCATGTTGATGCAGTTCACCGACATATGCTCCCTCTGGAAGGCAAATCGAGTGGATCTG CTTATCTGGCTGGTGACCTTTGTGGCCACCATCCTGCTGAACCTGGACCTTGGCCTGGCAGTTGCGGTAGTCTTCTCCCTGCTGCTCGTGGTGGTCCGCACACAGCT GCCCCACTACGCTGTCCTGGGGCAGGTGCCAGACACAGATATTTACAGAGATGTGGCAGAGTACTCAGAA GCCAGGGAGGTCCCGGGCGTGAAGGTCTTCCGCTCCTCGGCCACCATGTACTTTGCCAACGCTGAGCTCTACAGTGACACGCTGAAGCAGAGG TGCGGTGTGAACGTGGACCACCTCATctcccagaagaagaaactgcTCAGGAAGCAGGAGCTAAAGCTGAAGCGACTTCAGAAAGAGAATAAGCTCCCGAAACAG GCTGCCGCCTCCAAGGGCACTTCCATTTCCATCAATGTCAACACCAGTGTCACAGACATTGAGAGCAACGATGTGGAGGGCTCCAAGGCCAag CAGGTGAGCGCAGGGACTGAGCTAGAGGATACAGCAGCCAGGGGTCAAGAAGATGCCAAGGCCCCAGACATGTCCTCACTGAAGACCCTGGGCCTGCCTCAGCCAGATTTCCACAGCCTCATCCTGGACCTGAGTTCCCTTTCCTTCGTGGACACTGTGTGTCTCAAGAGCTTGAAGAAT ATTTTCCGTGACTTCCGGGAGATCGAGGTGGAGGTGTACATGGCCGCCTGCCACT CTCCCGTGGTCACGCAGCTTGAGGCGGGGCACTTCTTCGATGCATCTATCACCAAGCAGCATCTCTTTGCCTCTGTCCACGATGCTGTCATCTTTGCACTCCAACACCAAAGGTCCAGCCCCGTCAACcctgttttg
- the SLC26A6 gene encoding solute carrier family 26 member 6 isoform X11, with product MGLSEAPGQRDTQALLSTTQAMELRRRDYHVERPLLNQEQLEELGSRSSATGTLQWRTWFRCSHARARALLLQYFPVLAWLPQYPVRDWLLGDLLSGLSVAIMQLPQGLAYALLAGLPPVFGLYSSFYPVFIYFLFGTSRHISVGTFAVMSVMVGSVTESLAPDEAFLQASNSTVDVAARDAARVQVASTLSVLVGLFQVGLGLVHFGFVVTYLSEPLVRAYTTAASVQVFVSQLKYVFGLHLSSCSGPLSLIYTVLEVCWKLPQTVVGTMVTAVVAGVVLVLVKLFNDKLRRQLPMPLPGELLTLIGATGISYGVGLQHRFGVDVVGKIPAGLVPPVAPSPQLFARLVGNAFAIAVVGFAIAISLGKIFALRHGYRVDSNQELVALGLSNLIGGIFQCFPVSCSMSRSLVQESTGGNTQVAGAISSLFILIIIVKLGELFQDLPKAVLAAVIIVNLKGMLMQFTDICSLWKANRVDLLIWLVTFVATILLNLDLGLAVAVVFSLLLVVVRTQLPHYAVLGQVPDTDIYRDVAEYSEAREVPGVKVFRSSATMYFANAELYSDTLKQRCGVNVDHLISQKKKLLRKQELKLKRLQKENKLPKQAAASKGTSISINVNTSVTDIESNDVEGSKAKVSAGTELEDTAARGQEDAKAPDMSSLKTLGLPQPDFHSLILDLSSLSFVDTVCLKSLKNIFRDFREIEVEVYMAACHSPVVTQLEAGHFFDASITKQHLFASVHDAVIFALQHQRSSPVNPVLVTKL from the exons ATGGGGCTGTCGGAAGCACCGGG ACAGAGGGACACACAGGCACTGCTGTCCACAACGCAGGCAATGGAGCTGAGGAGGCGAGATTACCATGTGGAGCGGCCACTGCTGAACCAAGAACAGCTGGAGGAGCTGGGGAGCCGGAGCTCAGCGACTGGGACCCTCCAATGGCGAACCTGGTTTCG GTGCTCCCATGCTCGGGCCCGAGCCCTTCTGCTCCAGTACTTCCCAGTTTTGGCCTGGCTACCCCAGTATCCTGTGCGTGACTGGCTTCTGGGTGACTTGTTGTCTGGCCTGAGTGTGGCCATTATGCAGCTACCACAGG GCCTGGCCTATGCCCTCCTGGCTGGACTGCCCCCCGTGTTTGGCCTCTACAGCTCCTTCTATCCCGTCTTTATCTATTTCCTGTTCGGCACTTCCCGGCACATCTCCGTGG GCACCTTTGCTGTCATGTCCGTGATGGTGGGCAGTGTGACAGAATCACTGGCTCCAGATGAAGCCTTCCTGCAGGCCTCGAACTCCACTGTTGATGTGGCGGCCAGAGATGCTGCTCGGGTGCAGGTGGCCTCCACACTCAGTGTCCTTGTTGGCCTCTTCCAG GTGGGGCTGGGCCTGGTCCATTTCGGCTTCGTGGTCACCTATCTGTCAGAGCCTCTGGTCCGAGCCTATACCACAGCCGCGTCTGTGCAGGTCTTCGTCTCGCAGCTCAAGTATGTGTTTGGCCTCCATCTGAGCAGCTGCTCTGGGCCACTGTCCCTCATCTAT ACAGTACTGGAGGTCTGCTGGAAGCTGCCCCAGACTGTGGTCGGCACCATGGTCACCGCAGTTGTGGCAGGGGTGGTTCTCGTGCTGGTGAAGCTGTTCAATGACAAGCTGCGGCGACAACTGCCCATGCCGCTCCCCGGGGAGCTGCTCACG CTCATCGGGGCCACAGGCATCTCCTACGGCGTGGGACTGCAGCACAGATTTGGGGTGGATGTCGTGGGCAAAATCCCTGCAGG GCTGGTGCCCCCAgtggcccccagcccccagctgttTGCAAGGCTTGTGGGAAATGCCTTCGCCATCGCTGTGGTTGGTTTCGCCATTGCCATCTCGCTGGGGAAGATCTTCGCCCTGAGGCATGGCTACCGGGTGGACAGCAACCAG GAGCTGGTGGCACTTGGCCTCAGTAACCTCATCGGGGGCATCTTTCAGTGCTTCCCTGTGAGCTGCTCTATGTCTCGGAGCCTGGTACAGGAGAGCACCGGGGGCAACACACAG GTGGCTGGAGCCATCTCCTCCCTTTTCATCCTCATTATCATCGTCAAACTTGGAGAACTCTTCCAAGACCTGCCCAAG gcagtcCTGGCTGCTGTCATCATTGTGAACCTGAAGGGCATGTTGATGCAGTTCACCGACATATGCTCCCTCTGGAAGGCAAATCGAGTGGATCTG CTTATCTGGCTGGTGACCTTTGTGGCCACCATCCTGCTGAACCTGGACCTTGGCCTGGCAGTTGCGGTAGTCTTCTCCCTGCTGCTCGTGGTGGTCCGCACACAGCT GCCCCACTACGCTGTCCTGGGGCAGGTGCCAGACACAGATATTTACAGAGATGTGGCAGAGTACTCAGAA GCCAGGGAGGTCCCGGGCGTGAAGGTCTTCCGCTCCTCGGCCACCATGTACTTTGCCAACGCTGAGCTCTACAGTGACACGCTGAAGCAGAGG TGCGGTGTGAACGTGGACCACCTCATctcccagaagaagaaactgcTCAGGAAGCAGGAGCTAAAGCTGAAGCGACTTCAGAAAGAGAATAAGCTCCCGAAACAG GCTGCCGCCTCCAAGGGCACTTCCATTTCCATCAATGTCAACACCAGTGTCACAGACATTGAGAGCAACGATGTGGAGGGCTCCAAGGCCAag GTGAGCGCAGGGACTGAGCTAGAGGATACAGCAGCCAGGGGTCAAGAAGATGCCAAGGCCCCAGACATGTCCTCACTGAAGACCCTGGGCCTGCCTCAGCCAGATTTCCACAGCCTCATCCTGGACCTGAGTTCCCTTTCCTTCGTGGACACTGTGTGTCTCAAGAGCTTGAAGAAT ATTTTCCGTGACTTCCGGGAGATCGAGGTGGAGGTGTACATGGCCGCCTGCCACT CTCCCGTGGTCACGCAGCTTGAGGCGGGGCACTTCTTCGATGCATCTATCACCAAGCAGCATCTCTTTGCCTCTGTCCACGATGCTGTCATCTTTGCACTCCAACACCAAAGGTCCAGCCCCGTCAACcctgttttg
- the SLC26A6 gene encoding solute carrier family 26 member 6 isoform X8 → MGLSEAPGRLPNRSEGWGGSRRDSSPCGLCGKPLERRPRASRGPPPGGCVQRSPGPGGEAFPGRGELPSRQRDTQALLSTTQAMELRRRDYHVERPLLNQEQLEELGSRSSATGTLQWRTWFRCSHARARALLLQYFPVLAWLPQYPVRDWLLGDLLSGLSVAIMQLPQGLAYALLAGLPPVFGLYSSFYPVFIYFLFGTSRHISVGTFAVMSVMVGSVTESLAPDEAFLQASNSTVDVAARDAARVQVASTLSVLVGLFQVGLGLVHFGFVVTYLSEPLVRAYTTAASVQVFVSQLKYVFGLHLSSCSGPLSLIYTVLEVCWKLPQTVVGTMVTAVVAGVVLVLVKLFNDKLRRQLPMPLPGELLTLIGATGISYGVGLQHRFGVDVVGKIPAGLVPPVAPSPQLFARLVGNAFAIAVVGFAIAISLGKIFALRHGYRVDSNQELVALGLSNLIGGIFQCFPVSCSMSRSLVQESTGGNTQVAGAISSLFILIIIVKLGELFQDLPKAVLAAVIIVNLKGMLMQFTDICSLWKANRVDLLIWLVTFVATILLNLDLGLAVAVVFSLLLVVVRTQLPHYAVLGQVPDTDIYRDVAEYSEAREVPGVKVFRSSATMYFANAELYSDTLKQRCGVNVDHLISQKKKLLRKQELKLKRLQKENKLPKQAAASKGTSISINVNTSVTDIESNDVEGSKAKVSAGTELEDTAARGQEDAKAPDMSSLKTLGLPQPDFHSLILDLSSLSFVDTVCLKSLKNIFRDFREIEVEVYMAACHSPVVTQLEAGHFFDASITKQHLFASVHDAVIFALQHQRSSPVNPVLVTKL, encoded by the exons ATGGGGCTGTCGGAAGCACCGGG GCGGCTGCCCAACCGTAGCGAGGGATGGGGCGGGAGCCGGCGTGACTCCAGCCCCTGCGGGCTGTGCGGAAAGCCGCTTGAGCGCCGTCCGAGGGCTAGCCGGGGGCCGCCTCCCGGCGGCTGTGTGCAGAGGAGCCCCGGCCCAGGAG GTGAAGCCTTTCCCGGCAGGGGAGAGCTTCCCTCCAG ACAGAGGGACACACAGGCACTGCTGTCCACAACGCAGGCAATGGAGCTGAGGAGGCGAGATTACCATGTGGAGCGGCCACTGCTGAACCAAGAACAGCTGGAGGAGCTGGGGAGCCGGAGCTCAGCGACTGGGACCCTCCAATGGCGAACCTGGTTTCG GTGCTCCCATGCTCGGGCCCGAGCCCTTCTGCTCCAGTACTTCCCAGTTTTGGCCTGGCTACCCCAGTATCCTGTGCGTGACTGGCTTCTGGGTGACTTGTTGTCTGGCCTGAGTGTGGCCATTATGCAGCTACCACAGG GCCTGGCCTATGCCCTCCTGGCTGGACTGCCCCCCGTGTTTGGCCTCTACAGCTCCTTCTATCCCGTCTTTATCTATTTCCTGTTCGGCACTTCCCGGCACATCTCCGTGG GCACCTTTGCTGTCATGTCCGTGATGGTGGGCAGTGTGACAGAATCACTGGCTCCAGATGAAGCCTTCCTGCAGGCCTCGAACTCCACTGTTGATGTGGCGGCCAGAGATGCTGCTCGGGTGCAGGTGGCCTCCACACTCAGTGTCCTTGTTGGCCTCTTCCAG GTGGGGCTGGGCCTGGTCCATTTCGGCTTCGTGGTCACCTATCTGTCAGAGCCTCTGGTCCGAGCCTATACCACAGCCGCGTCTGTGCAGGTCTTCGTCTCGCAGCTCAAGTATGTGTTTGGCCTCCATCTGAGCAGCTGCTCTGGGCCACTGTCCCTCATCTAT ACAGTACTGGAGGTCTGCTGGAAGCTGCCCCAGACTGTGGTCGGCACCATGGTCACCGCAGTTGTGGCAGGGGTGGTTCTCGTGCTGGTGAAGCTGTTCAATGACAAGCTGCGGCGACAACTGCCCATGCCGCTCCCCGGGGAGCTGCTCACG CTCATCGGGGCCACAGGCATCTCCTACGGCGTGGGACTGCAGCACAGATTTGGGGTGGATGTCGTGGGCAAAATCCCTGCAGG GCTGGTGCCCCCAgtggcccccagcccccagctgttTGCAAGGCTTGTGGGAAATGCCTTCGCCATCGCTGTGGTTGGTTTCGCCATTGCCATCTCGCTGGGGAAGATCTTCGCCCTGAGGCATGGCTACCGGGTGGACAGCAACCAG GAGCTGGTGGCACTTGGCCTCAGTAACCTCATCGGGGGCATCTTTCAGTGCTTCCCTGTGAGCTGCTCTATGTCTCGGAGCCTGGTACAGGAGAGCACCGGGGGCAACACACAG GTGGCTGGAGCCATCTCCTCCCTTTTCATCCTCATTATCATCGTCAAACTTGGAGAACTCTTCCAAGACCTGCCCAAG gcagtcCTGGCTGCTGTCATCATTGTGAACCTGAAGGGCATGTTGATGCAGTTCACCGACATATGCTCCCTCTGGAAGGCAAATCGAGTGGATCTG CTTATCTGGCTGGTGACCTTTGTGGCCACCATCCTGCTGAACCTGGACCTTGGCCTGGCAGTTGCGGTAGTCTTCTCCCTGCTGCTCGTGGTGGTCCGCACACAGCT GCCCCACTACGCTGTCCTGGGGCAGGTGCCAGACACAGATATTTACAGAGATGTGGCAGAGTACTCAGAA GCCAGGGAGGTCCCGGGCGTGAAGGTCTTCCGCTCCTCGGCCACCATGTACTTTGCCAACGCTGAGCTCTACAGTGACACGCTGAAGCAGAGG TGCGGTGTGAACGTGGACCACCTCATctcccagaagaagaaactgcTCAGGAAGCAGGAGCTAAAGCTGAAGCGACTTCAGAAAGAGAATAAGCTCCCGAAACAG GCTGCCGCCTCCAAGGGCACTTCCATTTCCATCAATGTCAACACCAGTGTCACAGACATTGAGAGCAACGATGTGGAGGGCTCCAAGGCCAag GTGAGCGCAGGGACTGAGCTAGAGGATACAGCAGCCAGGGGTCAAGAAGATGCCAAGGCCCCAGACATGTCCTCACTGAAGACCCTGGGCCTGCCTCAGCCAGATTTCCACAGCCTCATCCTGGACCTGAGTTCCCTTTCCTTCGTGGACACTGTGTGTCTCAAGAGCTTGAAGAAT ATTTTCCGTGACTTCCGGGAGATCGAGGTGGAGGTGTACATGGCCGCCTGCCACT CTCCCGTGGTCACGCAGCTTGAGGCGGGGCACTTCTTCGATGCATCTATCACCAAGCAGCATCTCTTTGCCTCTGTCCACGATGCTGTCATCTTTGCACTCCAACACCAAAGGTCCAGCCCCGTCAACcctgttttg